The following coding sequences lie in one Candidatus Nitrospira allomarina genomic window:
- the hisC gene encoding histidinol-phosphate transaminase, whose product MPLRVHPTIASLTPYSPGKPLDELERELGITQAIKLASNENPWGPSPNALQVLAGAAASLHRYPDGGAHYLRQALAERWKVSDDQVLVGNGSDEIISLLVRAFLSPGDEAVMADLTFVMYRLSVLGGHGVPVEVPLKNWVHDIAAMVDAVTDRTRLFFLCNPNNPTGTMLTAREIDGFLSRLPDHVVVVFDEAYYEYVRHPDFPDSLQYVRDGRPVVVLRTFSKIYGLAGLRVGYGCTTKEIAGYVNRVRPPFNVNSLAQEAARAALSDDDHVAKSRAMNEAEMTFLQERLITMGLEPVPSQANFLYFNVGIDGRRAFDALLREGVIVRHIRGPMLRVTIGQPTENRRFLESLTRVLSTLS is encoded by the coding sequence ATGCCATTGCGTGTTCATCCCACAATCGCCTCGTTAACCCCATATTCTCCAGGGAAACCTTTGGACGAATTGGAGCGGGAACTAGGAATAACTCAGGCAATTAAACTGGCCTCAAATGAAAATCCTTGGGGTCCTTCGCCGAATGCGCTACAGGTTTTAGCGGGTGCAGCCGCGTCGCTACACCGGTATCCGGATGGCGGGGCTCACTACCTTCGGCAAGCGTTAGCCGAGCGGTGGAAGGTTTCCGATGATCAGGTTCTGGTGGGCAATGGGTCAGATGAAATCATTAGTCTCTTAGTTCGCGCGTTTCTCTCTCCTGGTGATGAAGCGGTAATGGCCGATCTGACGTTTGTCATGTACAGGCTCTCTGTGTTGGGAGGGCATGGTGTGCCGGTAGAAGTGCCCTTGAAAAATTGGGTCCATGATATAGCGGCCATGGTTGACGCGGTCACCGACCGCACGCGGCTCTTTTTTCTCTGCAATCCGAATAATCCTACGGGCACCATGCTGACGGCACGGGAGATCGATGGCTTTCTCTCCCGACTTCCCGATCATGTGGTCGTCGTATTTGATGAGGCGTATTATGAATACGTGCGACATCCCGATTTTCCTGACAGCTTGCAATATGTTCGTGACGGGCGGCCGGTTGTGGTACTACGGACATTTTCAAAAATATATGGATTGGCAGGGTTGCGAGTGGGTTATGGGTGTACGACCAAAGAAATCGCCGGATATGTGAATCGTGTTCGTCCCCCTTTCAACGTGAATAGCTTGGCTCAAGAAGCCGCACGAGCAGCCCTTTCGGATGACGATCATGTGGCCAAAAGCCGGGCTATGAATGAAGCCGAAATGACGTTTCTGCAAGAGAGGCTGATCACCATGGGCTTAGAGCCCGTTCCCAGTCAAGCCAACTTTTTGTATTTCAATGTAGGGATTGATGGAAGACGTGCGTTTGATGCCTTGCTTCGGGAAGGCGTCATTGTTCGGCATATCCGTGGGCCAATGCTCCGAGTGACGATTGGGCAACCGACCGAAAATCGGCGCTTTCTTGAATCGTTAACTCGAGTGCTCTCCACTCTGTCCTAG
- the aroF gene encoding 3-deoxy-7-phosphoheptulonate synthase, translating into MVIVLKPEATEQNVDHLIDRLRSLGMVTQITKGKERTIVAVLGDDRVLQGQPLSVFPGVESVTPILAPWKLVSREFQKHDSVIDVAGVKVGGSRIVIMAGPCAVEKLEITVGIAQEVARAGATILRGGAYKPRTSPYSFQGLGQEGLEFLAEARRQTGLPVVSEILDARDLGHFLEKADVIQVGARNMQNFELLKEVGAYDKPVLLKRGLSATIKELLLSAEYIMSRGNRNVMLCERGIRTFEPQYRNTLDLSAVPTLKEMTHLPVIVDPSHATGNWKLVAPLAKAAIAAGADGLLIEVHSNPECALCDGEESLKPSRFTQLMNDLQKVAQAVGREL; encoded by the coding sequence ATGGTTATCGTCTTAAAACCCGAAGCCACAGAGCAGAATGTTGATCACTTAATTGATCGTCTTCGTTCGTTAGGGATGGTCACTCAAATCACGAAGGGGAAAGAACGGACCATTGTAGCAGTGCTTGGCGATGACCGGGTGCTGCAAGGACAACCCTTGAGCGTGTTTCCCGGTGTGGAAAGTGTGACTCCGATTCTAGCTCCCTGGAAGTTAGTGAGCCGTGAATTTCAAAAACACGATTCCGTCATCGACGTGGCCGGCGTGAAAGTTGGGGGAAGTCGGATCGTGATTATGGCCGGTCCTTGCGCAGTGGAGAAATTAGAAATTACGGTGGGCATTGCCCAAGAAGTGGCTAGAGCCGGTGCCACCATTTTGCGTGGCGGCGCGTATAAGCCTCGTACATCGCCCTATTCCTTTCAGGGGTTGGGACAGGAAGGATTGGAGTTTTTGGCTGAGGCCAGGAGACAAACAGGCCTTCCGGTAGTAAGTGAAATTTTGGATGCTCGTGATCTCGGACATTTTTTGGAAAAAGCGGATGTGATCCAAGTTGGCGCCCGCAATATGCAAAATTTTGAACTGTTAAAAGAGGTTGGGGCCTATGACAAACCCGTTTTATTGAAACGTGGGCTGTCGGCCACGATTAAAGAGTTACTCTTATCCGCGGAATATATTATGTCCCGTGGCAATCGGAATGTCATGCTGTGTGAAAGGGGAATTCGCACCTTTGAGCCTCAGTATCGCAATACGCTCGACTTAAGTGCGGTGCCCACCCTGAAAGAAATGACGCATTTGCCTGTTATTGTTGATCCAAGCCACGCAACCGGGAATTGGAAGCTTGTGGCCCCTTTGGCCAAAGCCGCAATTGCGGCTGGAGCTGACGGCTTGTTGATTGAAGTCCATTCTAATCCTGAATGTGCCTTGTGCGACGGAGAGGAATCGCTGAAGCCCAGCCGGTTTACCCAACTCATGAATGATTTACAAAAGGTGGCGCAGGCTGTCGGCCGGGAACTTTGA
- a CDS encoding prephenate dehydrogenase has translation MSTSHSEPLFRHVSIIGIGLLGGSLGLALKEQGLAKTVVGVGRRQENLELAVRMGAIDQFVLEPHRAVSRSDLIVLATPVETYLSQIDLWGKELAPSAIVSDVGSVKGQLVSKIEARLPPSTFFIGAHPIAGKEKSGVAHADSHLFQGARCILTPTPHTNAQALERVRHLWDTVGSVVALMDPMDHDWVFGAVSHLPHIAAFSLMHTLETLQGRTSQPSDLLNFSGGGLRDTTRIAASSPEMWRDICVANHGNLVEMVDRYIQQLQHFRELLSKRDASGLYEAIARAKATRERLI, from the coding sequence ATGTCGACCTCCCATTCAGAACCGTTGTTCCGGCACGTGTCCATTATCGGGATAGGCCTGCTTGGAGGCTCTCTCGGCCTTGCACTGAAGGAACAGGGCTTAGCCAAAACGGTCGTCGGGGTCGGTCGTCGACAAGAAAATCTCGAACTAGCCGTGCGAATGGGTGCCATTGATCAATTTGTCCTGGAGCCACATCGGGCGGTGAGCCGATCGGATCTAATTGTCCTGGCCACTCCTGTAGAGACTTACCTCTCCCAAATTGACCTGTGGGGAAAAGAGCTGGCCCCGTCGGCTATCGTGAGTGATGTGGGGAGCGTGAAGGGCCAACTGGTCTCAAAAATTGAAGCCCGGTTGCCTCCTTCGACATTTTTTATCGGCGCCCATCCGATTGCCGGAAAAGAAAAATCGGGGGTGGCGCACGCCGATTCGCATTTGTTTCAAGGCGCTCGATGTATTCTGACTCCGACTCCCCATACGAATGCCCAGGCTCTGGAAAGGGTTCGTCATCTTTGGGATACTGTCGGATCTGTGGTGGCGTTGATGGATCCCATGGACCACGATTGGGTTTTCGGTGCAGTGAGTCATTTGCCGCATATCGCGGCTTTTTCTCTCATGCACACCTTGGAGACATTGCAAGGACGAACATCTCAGCCGTCGGACTTGCTGAATTTTTCTGGCGGAGGGTTGCGCGATACCACGAGGATTGCGGCCAGTTCTCCTGAAATGTGGCGGGATATTTGTGTGGCCAATCATGGGAATTTGGTCGAGATGGTTGATCGGTATATTCAACAGCTACAACATTTTCGGGAGTTGTTGAGCAAACGGGATGCATCTGGATTGTACGAGGCGATTGCACGGGCCAAAGCCACACGAGAACGTTTGATATGA
- the aroA gene encoding 3-phosphoshikimate 1-carboxyvinyltransferase: MSQFTLLPTKRPLRGSLSVPGDKSITHRALIFGALAQGRTRIAGYSRGEDCLNTLDAIRALGADVQETPEGLEVAGKGLWGLQEPSNVLDCGNSGTGLRLLAGVLAGQNFFSVLTGDSSLRSRPMGRVVTPLRQMGAVISGRRGGELAPLAIQGTGLKGILYESPVASAQIKSCILLAGLFAEGTTIVKEPRRSRDHTERLLSYLGVPLQVDGCIVQLQGRPSFDGKSIEVPGDISAAAFFMVAASIVPDSDILLTDIGLNPERTGILDILLEMGADITIVNQREKSGEPVGDIRVRSAPLRGMTIGPELIPKSIDELPILCVAAAMAHGQTRITGAHELRVKETDRIRAMATELSRLQVEVEEQPDGLVINGGSLIKGAVCQSYGDHRVVMSLAICGLVAESPITIEDVACVETSFPGFKDKLLDLLTNS, encoded by the coding sequence ATGAGTCAGTTCACCCTTCTTCCGACCAAAAGACCCCTTCGGGGCAGCCTGTCCGTACCGGGGGACAAATCCATTACGCATCGCGCCCTCATCTTTGGAGCCTTGGCGCAGGGCCGAACACGTATTGCGGGCTACTCTAGAGGCGAGGATTGCCTGAATACCCTTGATGCGATTCGTGCCTTAGGCGCGGATGTACAGGAAACGCCTGAGGGACTTGAGGTGGCCGGCAAAGGACTTTGGGGCCTGCAGGAACCTTCGAATGTGTTGGATTGTGGAAATTCCGGGACGGGTTTGCGCCTTTTGGCCGGCGTCTTAGCCGGGCAAAATTTCTTTTCCGTTCTGACTGGGGATTCCTCTCTGAGAAGTCGTCCGATGGGCCGGGTAGTCACTCCTCTCCGTCAAATGGGGGCCGTCATCTCGGGAAGACGTGGCGGTGAGTTGGCTCCTTTGGCTATTCAAGGAACAGGGCTCAAGGGGATTCTCTACGAATCTCCTGTCGCAAGTGCCCAAATTAAATCGTGCATCCTCTTGGCCGGGCTCTTTGCCGAAGGGACGACCATTGTGAAGGAGCCTAGACGATCCCGAGATCATACGGAGCGTCTCTTATCCTATTTGGGAGTTCCCCTCCAGGTTGATGGGTGCATCGTGCAACTTCAAGGCCGACCCTCCTTTGATGGAAAGTCGATTGAGGTCCCTGGAGATATCTCGGCTGCGGCGTTTTTTATGGTTGCAGCATCGATCGTTCCCGATTCGGATATCCTGCTCACTGATATAGGATTGAATCCGGAACGAACGGGCATTCTGGATATTCTCCTCGAGATGGGAGCTGATATCACCATCGTCAACCAAAGAGAAAAATCGGGGGAACCGGTAGGTGATATCCGTGTGCGGTCTGCTCCGCTGAGGGGAATGACCATTGGGCCTGAACTCATTCCCAAATCGATTGATGAATTGCCTATATTGTGTGTGGCTGCCGCTATGGCCCATGGACAGACACGCATTACCGGAGCACACGAACTCCGCGTGAAAGAGACCGATCGCATTCGAGCTATGGCGACAGAATTATCCCGTCTCCAGGTTGAAGTTGAGGAACAGCCGGATGGTTTAGTCATTAATGGCGGTTCCCTTATTAAGGGTGCGGTTTGCCAGAGTTATGGCGATCACCGTGTTGTGATGTCGCTGGCCATCTGCGGATTAGTGGCGGAGTCTCCTATTACCATTGAGGATGTGGCATGCGTTGAGACATCATTCCCGGGGTTCAAAGATAAGCTGTTGGATTTATTGACAAATTCTTAG
- the cmk gene encoding (d)CMP kinase, which yields MITIDGPAGVGKSTVAKSLATRLGYVYLDTGALYRAIAWKVQQEHLDPNNLTYIQALLARTDLRLMPSGDVLSIWIDGQAINQVVIRTPDISQLASCIAAIQSVRDWLLPIQRKVVGEVGIIAEGRDMGTRVFPSADIKFFLDAELEIRANRRQRELGQQGKVIDLKTVRNDMAVRDDRDRTRMVDPLRPAPEAIMIDTSRQSVEEVIGHMMQFISDRL from the coding sequence GTGATCACTATTGACGGTCCAGCTGGAGTCGGGAAGAGTACTGTGGCCAAGAGTCTGGCTACCCGTCTCGGATATGTTTACCTGGATACGGGGGCTTTGTATCGAGCGATTGCCTGGAAAGTTCAACAAGAACACCTTGACCCGAATAATCTTACTTACATCCAAGCACTTCTAGCGCGGACCGATCTGCGACTGATGCCGAGTGGGGATGTCCTTTCCATTTGGATCGATGGGCAGGCAATTAATCAGGTGGTCATCAGAACGCCAGACATTAGCCAGTTGGCTTCCTGCATTGCAGCTATTCAGTCCGTCAGGGACTGGTTACTCCCGATTCAGCGAAAAGTTGTTGGTGAAGTTGGGATTATTGCTGAAGGAAGAGATATGGGGACGCGAGTATTCCCTAGTGCTGATATAAAGTTTTTTCTCGATGCGGAATTGGAGATTCGAGCGAACCGACGGCAACGCGAATTAGGTCAACAAGGGAAAGTTATAGATTTGAAGACCGTGCGTAACGACATGGCCGTCCGAGATGATCGTGACCGGACAAGAATGGTCGACCCTTTACGTCCGGCGCCTGAGGCGATCATGATTGATACCTCTCGACAATCTGTTGAAGAAGTTATCGGCCACATGATGCAATTCATATCGGATCGTTTGTGA
- a CDS encoding lysophospholipid acyltransferase family protein: MAYGLLWILFNGLARLLFRFRTEGSQHFPKTGGIIVAANHASYFDIPLLGCAIPRRVFFLGRASLFPNRYLNWALQKLGWIPLKTHRLDRKAFGQALSHLQAGEPVVIFPEGTRTEDGSLQIGKPGLGYLVAESQCQVIPVYISGTFTVLPIQARWPRLFPLRVSFGKPLKFCKDEGKSVKSFYEDVTTTVMNHIAQLGGVPSPTQDAYDTDSKSKLCE, from the coding sequence ATGGCCTACGGGCTGTTATGGATCCTGTTTAATGGGTTGGCGCGCCTCCTGTTTCGATTTCGGACAGAAGGTTCCCAACACTTTCCCAAAACAGGAGGGATTATCGTTGCGGCTAATCATGCCAGTTACTTTGATATTCCCTTGTTAGGGTGCGCGATTCCGCGGCGGGTTTTTTTTTTAGGGAGAGCGAGCTTATTTCCCAATCGGTATCTGAATTGGGCCTTGCAAAAGCTCGGCTGGATCCCTTTAAAAACGCACAGACTGGACAGGAAAGCATTTGGGCAGGCACTCTCTCACTTGCAGGCAGGTGAACCCGTAGTTATTTTCCCCGAGGGGACAAGAACGGAGGACGGGTCCTTGCAGATCGGGAAGCCTGGTCTGGGTTATTTGGTAGCGGAATCACAATGCCAGGTGATTCCTGTGTATATTTCTGGTACCTTTACAGTTCTTCCCATTCAGGCTCGATGGCCGCGGCTGTTTCCGTTAAGGGTCAGCTTTGGAAAACCGTTGAAATTTTGTAAAGATGAGGGGAAGAGTGTCAAGTCATTTTATGAGGACGTAACGACAACAGTTATGAATCATATTGCTCAATTGGGTGGCGTTCCCTCTCCAACCCAGGATGCGTATGACACAGATTCAAAAAGCAAGTTGTGTGAATAA
- a CDS encoding 30S ribosomal protein S1 — MNTLTQQPEKIDRETLAALYDETFKNIEEGTITEGRVIDIQRDRVVVDIGYKSEGMIPADQFSPEELEQLAVNDPVQVYIEQCEDADGNLLLSKEKADKMKVWEDLEVAHKDEKQVQGKVISRIKGGMIVDIGVKAFLPGSQIDLTPVRDLDGLVGKTYNFKIIKINHRRGNVVVSRRALLEETRDKRRQSTLSTLSEGQLIEGTVKNITDYGAFLDLGGIDGLLHITDISWGRVGHPSDMFSIGDRVEVLVLKYDRETGRISLGVKQKSPDPWTKVEEKYPARSRVNGRVVSLTDYGAFVELEPGVEGLVHVSEMSWTHEVRHPSKVVSVGDTIEAQVLHVDQHSRKISLGMKQTAPNPWDIIEDKYPEGTEIEGKVKSVTDFGAFVGLDEGVDGLIHISDMSWTKHIKHPSELFKKGQSVKAVILKIDKEKERLSLGYKQLISDPWVSEIPQQYHVGEVTTGKVSKIADFGVFVELEGGVEGLIHISEIGPDVQERLEEKFAVGQEVAAKIVKVDCDDRKIALSLWEHLKDLEQTEVEEFNSSQGSVDQSLGGRVVQKKDQGDEGE, encoded by the coding sequence ATGAATACTCTTACTCAACAACCTGAAAAAATTGATCGCGAAACTCTTGCCGCATTATACGACGAAACGTTTAAAAATATTGAAGAAGGAACGATTACCGAGGGCAGAGTCATTGATATCCAGCGAGATCGTGTGGTGGTGGATATTGGCTATAAGTCTGAAGGCATGATTCCTGCCGACCAATTTTCTCCTGAAGAGTTGGAACAGCTGGCGGTGAATGACCCTGTTCAAGTGTATATCGAGCAATGTGAGGATGCAGATGGCAATTTGCTCCTCTCCAAAGAAAAAGCCGACAAGATGAAGGTTTGGGAGGATTTGGAAGTTGCTCACAAAGATGAAAAACAAGTGCAAGGGAAAGTCATTTCTCGTATTAAGGGCGGCATGATCGTTGATATCGGCGTGAAGGCCTTTTTGCCAGGATCGCAAATTGACTTGACGCCGGTCAGAGATCTGGATGGTCTGGTCGGGAAAACGTATAACTTTAAAATTATTAAAATTAACCATCGTCGGGGTAATGTAGTAGTCTCCAGACGGGCGCTGCTCGAAGAAACTCGGGATAAACGAAGACAGTCGACACTGTCGACATTGTCTGAAGGCCAGTTGATTGAAGGCACTGTAAAGAACATAACGGATTATGGGGCGTTCTTGGATTTAGGAGGTATTGATGGCCTGTTACACATTACCGATATTTCCTGGGGCCGTGTGGGGCATCCATCCGATATGTTCTCCATTGGGGATCGAGTTGAAGTCTTGGTATTGAAATACGACCGGGAAACGGGTCGCATATCCTTGGGAGTAAAGCAAAAATCTCCAGATCCCTGGACAAAAGTTGAAGAAAAATATCCGGCAAGGAGTCGTGTGAATGGGAGAGTTGTGAGCCTGACCGATTATGGTGCGTTTGTCGAATTGGAGCCAGGCGTTGAGGGCTTGGTCCATGTGTCGGAAATGTCTTGGACTCATGAGGTTCGCCATCCATCAAAGGTCGTGTCTGTGGGCGATACCATAGAAGCTCAGGTCCTCCATGTTGACCAGCATAGCCGGAAGATTTCTCTTGGGATGAAACAAACCGCTCCTAACCCATGGGATATTATTGAAGACAAGTACCCTGAAGGAACGGAAATTGAGGGCAAAGTAAAAAGTGTCACCGATTTTGGCGCTTTTGTCGGTTTAGATGAAGGCGTCGATGGGTTGATCCATATTTCTGATATGTCGTGGACCAAGCATATTAAGCATCCTTCCGAGCTGTTTAAGAAGGGGCAATCGGTCAAAGCCGTTATATTGAAAATTGATAAAGAAAAAGAACGGTTATCTTTGGGGTATAAGCAGTTGATCTCGGATCCATGGGTCTCTGAAATTCCCCAGCAATATCATGTTGGCGAAGTCACCACCGGCAAAGTTTCCAAAATCGCCGACTTTGGAGTATTTGTGGAATTGGAAGGGGGCGTAGAAGGGTTGATTCACATCAGTGAGATCGGGCCGGATGTCCAGGAGCGCCTTGAGGAAAAATTTGCTGTTGGTCAGGAAGTAGCTGCGAAAATCGTTAAGGTTGATTGTGACGATCGGAAAATTGCCTTAAGTCTTTGGGAGCATTTGAAGGACCTAGAACAAACCGAGGTGGAAGAATTTAATAGCTCTCAAGGCAGCGTTGATCAAAGCCTCGGTGGGCGAGTTGTCCAAAAGAAAGATCAAGGGGATGAAGGCGAATAG